DNA from Deltaproteobacteria bacterium:
CGGTTTAATGACGGCTCAATCGGATGGATATCCGGAATGGCGCTCTTCGACCTTCCAAAGGATGAAGAAAAGTTCCGGCTTCTCCATATGAAATTCAGAAACTTCAGGAATCTCATTGAGGCCGGGATAATACCCACGATAAAAGAATCTGTCGTGCTCACAGCAGCGCTCATGAGCTCCGGGGAATCATATACTACTAAAAGGGCCACATTCTCGGAGTGGTCGAGGGACCAGATTGAGAAGGGCACATATATGACCGAGGAAATGATAAAAGAGGAAAAAGACCAGAGGACCGGCGATATTACCAAAAAGATATCTGTCAAGATAAAGACAGATAATAGCAGGCTCCTGAGAAATGAGAACCCCCTTGAGAGGTACGGCATAAAGTTCAAGCAGTTTCAGGTGACTGAGATACGGTATGAGACTGAGACGGAAAATCTCATAAAAACAAAAATGGAGGCGCTCCAGAAAACCATCGCAGCCAAGATTGCCGCTGAGAGGGCGATACAGGAAAGGCTTGCGGCGGAAGAACAAGGCAAAAAGAACGTTACAGTCGCCGAATATGAGGCCATGATAAAGAAGAAGAAATCTGAG
Protein-coding regions in this window:
- a CDS encoding SPFH domain-containing protein, which translates into the protein METSNMQGKMKGFGEAIKKTEFPWKAVLFILITGFTAIGGSFGLLEINEAGYITVAQSPFTGKVTIVSEPGMFCQCFGTITKYREAGTFKFIQPEESAGGKEKARPKKSRDANPEMSEEIQVRFNDGSIGWISGMALFDLPKDEEKFRLLHMKFRNFRNLIEAGIIPTIKESVVLTAALMSSGESYTTKRATFSEWSRDQIEKGTYMTEEMIKEEKDQRTGDITKKISVKIKTDNSRLLRNENPLERYGIKFKQFQVTEIRYETETENLIKTKMEALQKTIAAKIAAERAIQERLAAEEQGKKNVTVAEYEAMIKKKKSE